The following coding sequences are from one Humulus lupulus chromosome X, drHumLupu1.1, whole genome shotgun sequence window:
- the LOC133805756 gene encoding uncharacterized protein LOC133805756: MCVHCHPGPPHIMSTLSWNCRGLGNPRAVQFLVDICSQKQPKFLFLCETLSKKELVERLRVQLGFEGGFSVDATGRKGGLALFWKTSEEANLLGFSSNHIDIEVCSSGRPKWRLTGFYGEPNRRLRDRTWTLLRSLHHESSLPWCIISDFNNISSQSDKKGGCPYPTSLISGFQSVLDECNLIDLNLRGYPFTWDRGRGTDHCVEIRLDKATIVKDYWSCNSHLSLYDKIKLCGATLDKWGTELTGNFKKRISASKKTMSRLKQRQDFFSNTEFINEQNNYFELLAQPEIFWKQRSKQFWLHNVDKNTKYFHAVASARKRNNQLQHLKNSDGVWTDWGNGLDQVVISYFSDLFTAHYSLNNNVVNEITCSVTDEQNEELLKPVSEEEVRTTLFQMHPDKAPGPDGMGPGFFQKHWDTVRLDVVKLVSDFFDSGCFPRGLNETYLVLIPKKKNSTSMGDLRPISLCNVAYKVLSKVLANRMRSLIDHVISDTQSAFIPGRLISDNVMVAFEVMHYLKRKTKGQKSFMALKLDMSKAYDRVEWDYLTLVMTRMGFAERWINLVMACVSSVSYFVIHGGHTLGPIIPTRGIRQGDPLSTYLFIICAEGLSSLIKKFESHRLLQGCKVAHGAPSITHMLFVDDSYLFCQSTPSAAESVSNLLNQFESASGQKVNYSKSTVFFSPNTSSSARAQICDILHMLEASAGSLYLGLPNIIGRNKNFVLGFLKNKVISRINSWDGKILSRAGKEVLLKTVVQSLPTYAMSVFLLPVGTCHEIEKLMASFWWKTSSSKGKGIIWMSWDCMAADKFDGGMGFRHLHDFNIAMLAKQGWRLLCNSESLVGKVYKARYYPRSDFLSAELGSNPSFVWRSIWKTQSLLRLGTRRTIGSGNTVNILNHPWLPVQQDPYVSTKHLGLLNKQANSLFHEHTHSWDSELIRDMFNNRDADIILGIPLSSNTSNDSWSWIGERDGEFSVKSAYKLIQNQVSNDVVAANSGFWRQLWCATPLVFDPGGSFGSWLEIIFMNAAADKVCLIAMYCWAIWKARNKAVWNKKHSTITDVLASAQIALDHWIKAQDKTSLSSLCLNNIGDGSETWTKPGENKIKINVDAALFDSENKYGYGLVARNHFGNLVAARAGSYGGLYASEVIEAMGIKEALSWVQTNNWRFVEIETDSLVSVQAIRSNHSMRSTFGLLIKDCQILLSTLPNVKLFWIRRLANRVAHHVARHSRFYPGCSISEFSITAEFQHLLYSEC; the protein is encoded by the exons ATGTGTGTTCACTGTCATCCAGGCCCACCACACATCATGAGCACACTCAGTTGGAACTGTCGTGGGCTTGGGAACCCACGAGCCGTTCAGTTCCTAGTTGACATATGCAGTCAAAAGCAGCCCAAATTCTTGTTTTTGTGTGAAACGCTCAGCAAAAAAGAACTGGTGGAGCGGTTACGGGTTCAACTCGGGTTCGAAGGTGGCTTCTCCGTTGATGCCACAGGCAGAAAAGGAGGCTTAGCTCTCTTTTGGAAAACCTCTGAAGAAGCTAACCTTCTTGGTTTCTCTTCAAATCATATCGACATTGAAGTATGTAGCAGTGGCAGACCGAAGTGGCGTCTCACCGGATTTTATGGCGAACCAAACAGACGACTGCGTGACCGAACATGGACTCTGCTTCGATCTCTGCATCACGAATCGTCTCTTCCCTGGTGCATCATCAGTGACTTTAACAACATTTCAAGCCAAAGCGATAAGAAAGGTGGATGCCCTTACCCAACATCTTTAATCTCTGGCTTTCAATCGGTCCTTGATGAGTGCAATTTAATTGATCTGAACCTTCGTGGTTATCCCTTTACTTGGGATCGTGGGCGTGGCACTGATCATTGTGTTGAAATTCGTCTCGATAAAGCTACA ATTGTGAAAGACTACTGGAGCTGTAATAGTCACCTCTCCCTCTATGATAAAATTAAATTATGTGGTGCTACCTTGGATAAGTGGGGTACGGAGTTGACTGGGAACTTTAAAAAAAGAATTTCAGCTAGCAAGAAGACAATGTCTCGGCTGAAGCAGCGACAGGACTTCTTTTCCAATACCGAATTCATCAATGAACAAAATAATTACTTCGAACTCCTAGCCCAGCCAGAAATCTTTTGGAAACAGAGATCGAAGCAATTTTGGCTCCACAATGTGGATAAAAACACCAAATATTTTCATGCTGTTGCTAGTGCCAGGAAAAGGAACAATCAGCTTCAGCACCTTAAAAACTCTGATGGAGTTTGGACCGACTGGGGAAATGGCCTAGATCAGGTTGTTATCTCTTATTTCTCTGATCTGTTTACTGCTCACTATTCTTTGAATAATAATGTTGTGAATGAAATTACTTGCTCCGTGACTGATGAACAAAATGAAGAGCTCTTGAAACCAGTTTCTGAAGAGGAAGTTAGAACAACTCTTTTCCAGATGCACCCTGACAAAGCTCCTGGCCCAGATGGTATGGGTCCTGGCTTCTTTCAGAAACATTGGGATACTGTACGGTTGGATGTGGTTAAACTGGTATCTGACTTCTTTGATTCGGGTTGCTTTCCTCGTGGACTCAACGAAACATACTTGGTTCTGATTCCAAAAAAGAAGAACTCCACTTCTATGGGTGACTTGCGTCCAATTTCTCTATGTAATGTTGCCTACAAAGTGCTTTCAAAAGTTCTGGCCAACCGTATGAGAAGTCTCATTGACCATGTTATTTCAGACACACAAAGTGCTTTCATCCCGGGACGCCTTATCTCAGATAATGTTATGGTGGCTTTTGAAGTGATGCACTATCTAAAGAGGAAAACTAAAGGCCAGAAGAGCTTCATGGCCCTCAAGCTTGACATGAGCAAGGCCTATGACCGTGTGGAGTGGGACTACCTCACACTTGTTATGACTCGTATGGGTTTTGCTGAGAGATGGATAAATCTTGTTATGGCTTGTGTGTCATCTGTTAGCTATTTTGTGATTCATGGAGGTCATACTTTGGGTCCTATCATTCCCACGAGAGGTATTCGGCAGGGTGATCCCCTTTCAACATATCTTTTCATCATATGTGCTGAAGGGCTATCTTCTCTTATCAAGAAGTTTGAATCCCATCGTCTCTTACAAGGATGCAAGGTTGCTCACGGTGCTCCTTCTATCACTCATATGCTTTTTGTCGACGATAGCTATCTGTTTTGTCAATCAACCCCTAGTGCTGCTGAAAGTGTATCTAATTTACTCAACCAATTTGAATCCGCATCTGGCCAAAAGGTGAATTATTCAAAGTCCACAGTGTTCTTCAGCCCTAATACTAGCTCTTCTGCACGTGCTCAGATTTGTGATATTCTCCATATGCTTGAAGCCTCTGCGGGAAGTCTCTATTTGGGGCTACCGAACATAATTGGGAGAAACAAAAATTTTGTTTTAGGATTTCTAAAGAACAAGGTGATTTCGAGAATCAATAGTTGGGACGGGAAAATTCTATCTCGTGCCGGCAAAGAAGTTCTTTTGAAAACTGTTGTCCAATCGCTCCCTACATATGCTATGAGTGTCTTCCTTCTTCCTGTCGGTACATGTCATGAAATTGAAAAACTCATGGCTAGTTTTTGGTGGAAAACCTCTTCCAGCAAAGGGAAAGGTATTATATGGATGTCTTGGGATTGTATGGCGGCAGATAAATTTGATGGTGGCATGGGTTTTCGACATTTACATGACTTCAACATTGCTATGCTCGCTAAACAAGGTTGGCGATTGCTTTGTAATTCTGAATCTCTTGTTGGGAAGGTTTATAAAGCTAGATACTATCCTCGATCTGATTTCCTGTCAGCAGAGTTAGGAAGTAATCCTAGCTTTGTTTGGAGAAGCATTTGGAAAACCCAGTCCCTTCTTCGTTTGGGCACCAGAAGAACGATTGGATCAGGGAACACAGTCAACATTCTCAACCACCCGTGGCTCCCTGTGCAGCAGGATCCATATGTTTCTACTAAACACCTTGGTTTGTTGAATAAACAGGCCAACTCCCTCTTCCATGAGCATACCCACTCTTGGGACTCCGAGCTTATTCGGGATATGTTTAACAACCGTGATGCTGATATCATTCTGGGGATTCCTTTAAGCTCAAATACTTCAAATGATTCTTGGTCCTGGATAGGGGAAAGAGATGGTGAGTTTTCTGTCAAAAGTGCTTATAAGCTGATTCAGAACCAAGTAAGTAACGATGTGGTGGCTGCGAACTCTGGTTTCTGGCGCCAGTTATG GTGTGCAACTCCATTAGTTTTTGACCCCGGTGGTTCTTTTGGCAGCTGGTTGGAGATTATTTTTATGAATGCTGCAGCAGACAAGGTTTGCCTCATCGCCATGTACTGCTGGGCAATTTGGAAAGCCAGGAATAAGGCAGTATGGAATAAAAAGCACTCCACTATCACTGATGTTCTTGCATCTGCCCAAATAGCTCTTGACCATTGGATTAAAGCTCAGGATAAAACTTCGTTGTCATCGTTGTGTCTGAATAACATCGGTGATGGCTCTGAGACTTGGACTAAACCTGGTGAAAACAAAATCAAGATTAATGTGGATGCAGCGCTTTTTGATAGCGAGAACAAGTACGGCTATGGTTTAGTTGCCCGGAATCATTTTGGTAATCTTGTTGCAGCCCGTGCTGGCAGTTATGGTGGCCTTTATGCATCTGAAGTCATTGAGGCTATGGGAATTAAGGAGGCCCTCAGCTGGGTCCAGACTAATAATTGGCGATTTGTTGAGATTGAGACGGACAGCCTTGTTTCTGTACAAGCCATCCGAAGCAACCACTCCATGAGATCCACCTTTGGCCTTCTTATCAAGGACTGCCAAATCCTATTATCTACCCTTCCTAATGTCAAGTTATTTTGGATAAGACGATTAGCAAATCGAGTAGCACATCATGTTGCTAGACATTCTCGATTTTACCCTGGTTGTAGCATTTCTGAGTTTTCCATTACTGCTGAATTCCAACATCTTTTGTATTCAGAATGCTAA